In the genome of Olsenella profusa DSM 13989, one region contains:
- a CDS encoding ABC transporter ATP-binding protein, giving the protein MAETHATPAHAATRTSLLDVRHIGKVFGARGSRGVTTTALSDLSFTVDAGEFVGIMGPSGSGKTTLLNCISTIDVPTSGSILLDGQDVTRLRGRALARFRREQLGFVFQDANLVETLTGFENIALSLTIKGERPALVDPLVRGMAKRLGVSDVLDKYPNQMSGGQRQRTAAARAFVGNPKLVLADEPTGALDSRNANVMLETLESTNRMDRTTIMMVTHDAYAASFTRRVLFIKDGALFNEIVRGDLPREEFFDRIIEVVTFLGGRCPSCWLGSPCATSAAAPATTASTS; this is encoded by the coding sequence ATGGCAGAGACGCATGCCACGCCGGCCCATGCGGCCACGCGGACGAGCCTGCTGGACGTTCGCCACATCGGCAAGGTCTTCGGCGCCCGCGGTAGCCGCGGCGTGACGACCACGGCCCTCTCCGACCTGAGCTTCACGGTGGACGCCGGCGAGTTCGTGGGCATCATGGGCCCCTCTGGCTCGGGCAAGACCACCCTCCTCAACTGCATCTCCACCATCGACGTTCCCACGTCGGGCAGCATCCTGCTCGACGGCCAGGACGTCACCAGGCTGCGCGGGCGCGCCCTCGCCCGCTTCCGGCGCGAGCAGCTGGGCTTCGTGTTCCAGGATGCCAACCTCGTGGAGACGCTCACGGGCTTCGAGAACATCGCCCTCTCGCTTACCATCAAGGGCGAGCGCCCGGCGCTCGTCGACCCGCTCGTGCGCGGCATGGCCAAGCGCCTGGGGGTGAGCGACGTGCTCGACAAGTACCCCAACCAGATGTCGGGCGGTCAGCGCCAGCGCACGGCGGCGGCGCGTGCCTTTGTGGGCAACCCCAAGCTCGTGTTGGCCGACGAACCCACCGGCGCGCTCGACTCACGCAATGCCAACGTCATGCTCGAGACGCTCGAGAGCACCAACCGCATGGACAGGACCACCATCATGATGGTCACGCACGACGCCTATGCCGCCTCGTTCACGAGGCGTGTGCTCTTCATCAAGGACGGCGCCCTCTTCAACGAGATCGTCCGCGGCGACCTGCCCCGCGAGGAGTTCTTCGACCGCATCATCGAGGTCGTCACCTTCCTGGGGGGGAGGTGCCCGTCATGCTGGCTAGGCTCGCCCTGCGCAACGTCCGCCGCAGCGCCCGCGACTACGGCATCTACTTCGTGA
- a CDS encoding sensor histidine kinase, with amino-acid sequence MRPRDYLADHAPQLACWLVTLLLADLLAQAVGLTMDVRAVLAAILALGGATALVLGYVRDRRFLRDLADNAATLEHAWQLPLVIEEPDSRAGRLVFEALSAQGRSAADDVHEAQRRLSAYRSYIEAWIHEVKVPIAAAGLVASRLDAAERPAVLRELDRINAQVEQALWYARSESAELDYTIREVPLVRIVKGACKDNARLLIESGVSVEVAIAETERVFTDAKWAAFVVSQAMVNAAKYGACHVRASACVEGAGSVDERTVLELADDGWGIPAADVPRVFERGFTGEHGHAQARSTGMGLYLAARICEKLGLGLEIASEEGRGTRVLVNFPHDRRRLTLAERTR; translated from the coding sequence GTGAGGCCGCGTGACTATCTGGCCGACCATGCGCCGCAGCTGGCCTGCTGGCTGGTGACGCTCCTGCTCGCCGACCTGCTCGCGCAGGCGGTCGGTCTCACGATGGACGTCCGCGCCGTGCTCGCGGCCATCCTTGCGCTGGGTGGTGCCACCGCGCTGGTTCTGGGGTACGTGCGCGACCGTCGCTTCCTGCGCGACCTTGCGGACAACGCCGCCACGCTCGAGCACGCCTGGCAGCTCCCCCTCGTGATTGAGGAGCCCGACTCGCGTGCGGGGCGCCTGGTCTTCGAGGCGCTCTCGGCCCAGGGGCGCTCGGCGGCTGACGACGTGCATGAGGCGCAGCGGCGGCTCTCCGCCTACCGCTCCTACATCGAGGCATGGATCCACGAGGTCAAGGTGCCCATTGCCGCCGCGGGCCTCGTGGCGTCGCGTCTGGACGCGGCCGAGCGCCCCGCCGTCCTGCGCGAGCTCGACCGCATCAACGCCCAGGTCGAGCAGGCGCTCTGGTACGCGCGCTCCGAATCCGCCGAGCTTGACTACACGATTCGCGAGGTGCCGCTTGTCCGCATCGTCAAGGGTGCCTGCAAGGACAACGCGCGCCTGCTCATCGAGTCGGGCGTCTCGGTCGAGGTGGCGATTGCCGAGACGGAGCGCGTGTTCACGGATGCCAAGTGGGCGGCCTTCGTCGTCTCCCAGGCCATGGTCAACGCGGCAAAGTACGGTGCCTGCCACGTGCGCGCGTCTGCCTGCGTCGAGGGTGCGGGCTCCGTCGATGAGCGTACCGTGCTCGAGCTGGCCGACGATGGCTGGGGCATCCCCGCCGCTGACGTCCCGCGCGTGTTCGAGCGGGGCTTCACGGGCGAGCACGGCCATGCGCAGGCGCGCTCGACGGGCATGGGTCTCTACCTTGCGGCGCGCATCTGCGAGAAGCTGGGCCTGGGGCTGGAGATCGCCTCCGAGGAGGGCAGGGGCACGCGCGTGCTCGTGAACTTTCCCCATGACCGCCGCCGGCTCACCCTGGCGGAGCGGACGCGCTGA
- a CDS encoding iron-containing alcohol dehydrogenase has translation MAQLSYRFWGPTQVLFGAGQLDNLHTLPMPGKKAMVVISNGKSTSANGSLDRTLDQLRQAGVETLVFDRVGANPTKEATEEGAFFAREHGCDFVVALGGGSVMDSAKVMALFVPQPSNDLWDYAGGKTGKGLPLVNPELPWIAITTTAGTGSEVDSAGVISNEATHEKIGVGTPTDFARYAIVDPELMLTVPPTFTAYQGFDALFHSLEGYISKPANPFSEMVQLAAIENIGTWLPVAVKDGSNLEARTHVAFANTMSGYSMVASSCTSEHSMEHAMSAYHPALPHGAGLIMISRAYFQFWVDRHVCDDRFVRMAQALGRADATEAQDFIGALTDLQRACGVDGLRMSDYGIAREEAMTLAINSRETMGVLYLADPAETTNEEIAGIYESAWR, from the coding sequence ATGGCACAGCTCAGCTACCGTTTCTGGGGTCCCACGCAGGTGCTCTTTGGCGCGGGCCAGCTCGACAACCTGCATACGCTGCCCATGCCGGGCAAGAAGGCGATGGTCGTCATCTCCAACGGGAAGTCCACCAGCGCCAACGGCTCCCTTGACCGCACGCTCGACCAGCTCAGGCAGGCCGGCGTCGAGACACTCGTCTTCGACAGGGTCGGAGCCAACCCCACCAAGGAGGCCACCGAGGAGGGCGCCTTCTTTGCCCGCGAGCATGGCTGCGACTTCGTCGTGGCGCTCGGCGGCGGCTCGGTCATGGACTCCGCCAAGGTCATGGCGCTCTTCGTCCCGCAGCCTAGCAACGACCTGTGGGACTATGCCGGGGGCAAGACCGGCAAGGGCCTTCCCCTCGTGAACCCCGAGCTGCCTTGGATCGCCATCACCACGACGGCCGGCACCGGCTCCGAGGTCGACTCGGCTGGCGTCATCTCCAACGAGGCCACGCACGAGAAGATCGGCGTGGGCACGCCCACGGACTTCGCGCGCTACGCCATCGTCGACCCCGAGCTCATGCTCACGGTGCCCCCCACGTTCACCGCCTACCAGGGCTTCGATGCCCTCTTCCACAGCCTCGAGGGCTACATCTCCAAGCCCGCCAACCCCTTCTCCGAGATGGTCCAGCTTGCTGCCATCGAGAACATCGGGACGTGGCTGCCCGTGGCCGTCAAGGACGGATCCAACCTCGAGGCCCGCACGCACGTGGCCTTTGCCAACACGATGAGCGGCTACTCCATGGTGGCGAGTTCCTGCACCTCCGAGCACTCGATGGAGCATGCGATGAGCGCCTACCATCCCGCGCTTCCGCACGGTGCCGGCCTCATCATGATCAGCCGCGCGTACTTCCAGTTCTGGGTCGACAGGCACGTCTGCGACGACCGCTTCGTGCGCATGGCCCAGGCGCTCGGCAGGGCCGATGCGACCGAGGCGCAGGACTTCATCGGTGCCCTCACCGACCTGCAGCGCGCCTGCGGGGTGGACGGGCTCAGGATGAGTGACTATGGCATCGCGCGCGAGGAGGCCATGACGCTCGCCATCAACTCGCGCGAGACCATGGGCGTCCTCTACCTGGCGGACCCGGCTGAGACCACCAACGAGGAGATCGCCGGCATCTACGAGAGCGCGTGGCGGTAG
- a CDS encoding FtsX-like permease family protein, whose translation MLARLALRNVRRSARDYGIYFVTILLGVSVFYAFNSIPSQRVLFDLKAADFGVFSTVNEFMGIFSVVVACVLGFLVVYSNRFLIRRRRYEFGMYLLLGMTSGQVARVVLMETVSVGLLSLVVGLGAGIALSQVLSFATAALFQVDMAQYRLVLSGEAIVRTVLCFALIFAVAAAFNVIEVRRCRLATLLSARPDNQRIVMRNPLVSLAAFVVSIVLLVCAYQALIRNGLVEMGDDDFKRATVLMLAGTLLLFWSLSGFVIAVAQHLRRVYCHGLAMFDIRQFASKVNTAFVSLWVICVPLFFAITVFSEGMGLASIFSGDLSESTLFDAGLTANIGLYANSKGAEEYASTNGDIAAYLSSHSSTWNQVVGRTAQVDLWALPDLTYGQLASDSGFDARGTALEASDTFRSMPVQAMSLSHLNAARALAGRAPLTLAPDQYLVDNTSTITAGLASSVVRSDLALTVSGTQLHPAGEVVAQGVQVAQIASETCLLVLPDAVIDMLKAQGGKPFMSFLDIDYREGLDPATADRMLETALGEALPDSRYGAGGEESLAYAWPVSTDLTANTVRAQSMGTKMTATYLAVYIGFVLLVATAAILAVQQLSETSDSTSRYRTLAKIGCDRRMILGSLRRQVLVYFLAPLAVAACHATCAIAVSQRTLFSAFGIDAGPTILMAALATLGIYGMYLVVTYLGCRSVVCGALGRHLLG comes from the coding sequence ATGCTGGCTAGGCTCGCCCTGCGCAACGTCCGCCGCAGCGCCCGCGACTACGGCATCTACTTCGTGACCATCCTCCTGGGCGTGTCCGTGTTCTATGCCTTCAACTCCATTCCCAGCCAGCGCGTGCTCTTCGACCTCAAGGCTGCGGACTTCGGCGTGTTCTCCACGGTCAACGAGTTCATGGGGATCTTCTCGGTCGTGGTCGCCTGCGTGCTGGGGTTTCTCGTGGTGTACTCCAACCGCTTCCTCATCAGGAGGCGCAGGTACGAGTTTGGGATGTACCTGCTGCTTGGCATGACCTCGGGGCAGGTCGCGCGCGTGGTGCTCATGGAGACCGTCTCGGTCGGCCTGCTCTCGCTGGTCGTTGGCCTGGGTGCGGGCATCGCCCTCTCGCAGGTGCTCTCGTTTGCCACGGCCGCACTCTTCCAGGTGGACATGGCGCAGTACCGCCTCGTGCTCTCGGGCGAGGCAATCGTGCGCACCGTCCTCTGCTTCGCCCTCATCTTCGCGGTCGCCGCGGCATTCAACGTCATCGAGGTGCGGCGCTGCAGGCTGGCCACGCTGCTCTCGGCGCGTCCGGACAACCAACGCATCGTGATGCGCAATCCCCTGGTGTCGCTTGCGGCCTTCGTCGTGAGCATCGTGCTGCTGGTCTGTGCCTACCAGGCGCTCATTAGGAACGGGCTCGTCGAGATGGGCGACGATGACTTCAAGCGCGCCACGGTGCTCATGCTCGCCGGCACGCTCCTGCTGTTCTGGTCGCTCTCGGGCTTCGTTATCGCCGTCGCGCAGCACCTGCGCCGCGTGTACTGCCACGGCCTCGCGATGTTCGACATCCGTCAGTTCGCGAGCAAGGTCAACACGGCGTTCGTCTCGCTTTGGGTCATCTGCGTGCCGCTCTTCTTCGCCATCACGGTGTTCTCCGAGGGCATGGGTCTGGCGAGCATCTTCTCGGGCGACCTTAGCGAGAGCACGCTCTTCGATGCTGGGCTCACGGCCAACATAGGGCTCTACGCCAACTCGAAGGGCGCGGAGGAATACGCCTCGACGAACGGCGACATCGCGGCCTACCTCTCCAGCCACTCGTCGACGTGGAACCAGGTGGTGGGGCGGACGGCCCAGGTGGACCTGTGGGCCCTGCCCGACCTCACGTACGGCCAGCTGGCGAGCGACAGCGGCTTCGACGCCCGGGGTACCGCGCTCGAGGCCAGCGACACGTTCCGCTCGATGCCCGTGCAGGCGATGAGCCTGAGTCACCTCAACGCCGCCCGTGCGCTTGCGGGGCGCGCGCCCCTCACGCTTGCCCCCGATCAGTACCTGGTGGACAACACCTCGACCATCACGGCGGGGCTTGCCTCGTCGGTCGTGCGTTCGGACCTTGCCCTCACCGTGAGCGGCACCCAGCTGCACCCCGCGGGCGAGGTCGTCGCGCAGGGCGTCCAGGTGGCACAGATAGCCAGCGAGACCTGCCTCCTCGTTCTGCCCGATGCGGTCATCGACATGCTCAAGGCGCAGGGTGGCAAGCCCTTCATGAGCTTTCTCGACATCGACTATCGGGAGGGGCTCGACCCTGCCACAGCCGACCGGATGCTCGAGACGGCACTGGGCGAGGCCCTGCCCGACTCTCGGTACGGTGCGGGCGGGGAGGAAAGCCTTGCGTATGCCTGGCCGGTGAGCACGGACCTCACGGCCAACACGGTGCGGGCCCAGTCCATGGGCACCAAGATGACGGCCACCTACCTTGCCGTGTACATCGGCTTCGTGCTGCTCGTTGCCACGGCGGCCATCCTTGCGGTGCAGCAGCTCTCCGAGACGAGTGACTCCACCTCGCGCTATCGCACGCTGGCAAAGATCGGCTGTGACCGTCGCATGATCCTCGGCAGCCTGCGCCGTCAGGTGCTCGTGTACTTCCTTGCCCCGCTGGCGGTGGCGGCGTGCCATGCGACCTGCGCCATCGCCGTCTCCCAGAGGACGCTGTTCTCGGCCTTTGGCATCGACGCGGGCCCCACGATCCTGATGGCCGCCCTGGCCACTCTCGGCATCTATGGCATGTACTTGGTGGTGACGTATCTGGGCTGCCGCAGTGTCGTGTGCGGTGCCCTGGGCAGGCACCTTCTGGGGTAG